In Vicingus serpentipes, the DNA window TGCACCAACTGTATCATTCCCTGTAGCTGGAACACTTATGGTGGAACCAACAGAAAGCGAAAGTAAAGCAGAATTAGATCGTTTTATTGATACTATGATTAGCATTAAAAATGAAGTAAATGAAATTCTTTCAGGATCTGCAGATAAAGATGATAATGTATTAAAAAATGCTCCTCATACTTCAAAAGCAATTATTGCTGGAGAATGGAAACATAGCTATTCTAGAGAAAAAGCTGCATTCCCTTTAGAATGGTTGCAAGATGCAAAATACTGGCCAACTGTTGCTAGAGTTGATAATGCTTATGGGGATAGAAACTTAATTTGTAGCTGTAACCCTATCGAAGATTACATGGAGGCTTAATTTAAACTTTTAATAGACAAAAAATCCCTTTCTAAAGAAGGGATTTTTGTTTTAGTGTATAATGGATTTTACTTCTAATAAACATTTTTGCATTCTCCCTTGGATTCATTTGCATGTATCCCAATCAGGTAAGGTACACCCATGCTGTAATAATAACAGGTATTTAGGAGACGTTAAAACCAATTCTATAAAAGAGATTTGGGATGGGGAACAATTTAATGATTTAAGAGAACAGTTTAAAAACAATACTCCAGACAAGAGATGTTCTCATTGCTATAATATTGAAAAATCAGGCAAGGAGAGTTTACGACAAATTTCAAATAGAAAGTATAAAAAAGATATAGATAGGATTCAAAACAATAATGCCGAACCTATTTATTTAGACATTCGATTTTCAAATATTTGCAATTTTAAATGTAAAACTTGTTGGCACGGAAACAGTTCAGCATGGTTTAATGAAGGCAGTAAAAGGAATGCATCCGATGAAAGAATAATTAAAGCTTTTACCAATAATTTTGATGAATTATTTGAATACATCGACAACGTTGAAGAAATTTATTTTGCAGGTGGAGAGCCTCTTATAATGGAGGAACACTATTTAATTTTAGAAGAACTAGAAAAAAGAAATTTAGTTAATACCAAACTTAGATACAACACTAATTTTTCTATTCTGAATTTTAAAGAAAAAAGTATTCTAGAAATCTGGAAAAAATTTAAACACGTTCATGTGAGTGCTAGCATTGACGGAACTTTTTCGCTAGGAGAAGAAATACGAGAAGGATTTAATTGGAATCAATTTTTAGCGAATAGAAAAAAAATGCTCCAGATTTGCCCTGAAATTTATTTCGAAATTACTCCAACAGTTAGTACGCTAAATATTTTAAATTTACCAGAGCTTCATCAGTATTTAGTTAAAAATAAACTTTTAGACGTGAACAATATTTACCTTAATTTTTTGGAACGACCTTTGATTTACAATTTAAAATCGCTGCCTATTGATACAAAAGAAGAAGCTGTAAACATCATTAAAGCACACATCAACTGGCTAAATAAAAAAAATGCTAACAACTTAATAATCAATGAATTTAAACACACTTTAAACTACTTATAATTTTTATTGTTAAGTTCTTTTTTAAAGTTTACATTTGCATCATTACCAAACACTTATGCGAGTAAAATTAATTATACTAACCTTTTTGGCAATAGCACTTACCTCTTTTAAAGATGGTAAAAGAGCTTATAAAATTTTTGACCAAAACGGGAAAAAAATGAGCTATGAGAAGCTACTAAAAAAAGTAGCTGAAGCTGATGTAATTTTATTTGGTGAATTACATAACAATCCAATAAATCATTGGTTACAATATGAATTAACTAAAGATATTTACAATAAATACAATGATTTTCTAGCACTAGGAGCCGAGATGTATGAGGCGGACAACCAACTAATAATTAACGAATATTTAGGTGGTCATATTGACTATAAAACATTAAAAAGTGAGGCAAAACTTTGGCCAAATGATGAAACAGATTATAATCCATTACTTGATTTTGCAGTAAGAAATCAATTAACTTTTGTTGCAACAAACATCCCTAGAAGATATGCTAAAATGGTTAGTAAACAAGGATTTAAAGCCTTTAATCATTTATCTGACGAAGCTAAAAAATACATTGCTCCATTGCCTTTAAAGTATGATGACAAACTACCTGGTTATGTAGAAATGAAAAAAATGGCTGCTCACGGACATGGAATGAATGGTGATTTTCTAGCACAAGCACAGGCAAGTAAAGATGCAACTATGGCTCATTTTATTTTAAAAAACTGGGTAGAAGGAAGAACCTTTATTCATTACAATGGTGCTTACCACTCTAATAATTATGAAGGCATTTTGTGGTATTTAAAACAAGCTAACCCTGATTTAAAAGTGGCTACCATTAGTTGTGTTGAACAAAAAGTATTGGACGCTTTAGATGAAGAAAACAAAAGTTTAGCGCATTTTATTATCGCTACTCCTGAAACAATGACTAAAACACATTAGTCTTTCTTTCGAATCAATTCTTCTTCCAACAATTGACTTTCTTCCCAATCAATCATTGCTTGGTCTAAGCTGGATTTAACTTCGTTATATTCCACCAAAAGTTCATCTGAATATAAGGTTGGATCTAATAATTTAGCATTTAACTTTTCAATTTCTCCTTCTAACTCTTCTATCTTTTTCTCTAAATTATTTGTTCGATTTTGAGCTTTACGAATGTCTTTGTCTAATTGTTTTTTTTCTTCGTAAGTCAATTGAGATGTTGAAACTTCTTTCTCTTTTTTCTCCACCTGCTTAGTTACTTGCTCAAACTCTCTAATGCTATCAACTTTTTTAGATTTTAAGAAATCGTAAACTCCACCTAAAAACTCTTTTACTTTTCCGTCTTTAAATTCATACATTTCTTCTACCAACCCATCTAAAAAATCTCTATCATGAGAAATTACTAAAAGTGTTCCATCATAATGTTTAAGCGCATCTTTTAACACCTCTTTTGAACGAATATCTAAGTGATTGGTAGGCTCATCAAGAATTAACAAATTAACTGGTTCAAGTAACAATTTACACAATGCAACACGAGCTCTTTCTCCTCCAGATAGTACTTTTATTTTTTTATCGGCTTCCTCACCGCCAAACATAAATGCACCT includes these proteins:
- a CDS encoding twitch domain-containing radical SAM protein, producing MDFTSNKHFCILPWIHLHVSQSGKVHPCCNNNRYLGDVKTNSIKEIWDGEQFNDLREQFKNNTPDKRCSHCYNIEKSGKESLRQISNRKYKKDIDRIQNNNAEPIYLDIRFSNICNFKCKTCWHGNSSAWFNEGSKRNASDERIIKAFTNNFDELFEYIDNVEEIYFAGGEPLIMEEHYLILEELEKRNLVNTKLRYNTNFSILNFKEKSILEIWKKFKHVHVSASIDGTFSLGEEIREGFNWNQFLANRKKMLQICPEIYFEITPTVSTLNILNLPELHQYLVKNKLLDVNNIYLNFLERPLIYNLKSLPIDTKEEAVNIIKAHINWLNKKNANNLIINEFKHTLNYL
- a CDS encoding ChaN family lipoprotein codes for the protein MRVKLIILTFLAIALTSFKDGKRAYKIFDQNGKKMSYEKLLKKVAEADVILFGELHNNPINHWLQYELTKDIYNKYNDFLALGAEMYEADNQLIINEYLGGHIDYKTLKSEAKLWPNDETDYNPLLDFAVRNQLTFVATNIPRRYAKMVSKQGFKAFNHLSDEAKKYIAPLPLKYDDKLPGYVEMKKMAAHGHGMNGDFLAQAQASKDATMAHFILKNWVEGRTFIHYNGAYHSNNYEGILWYLKQANPDLKVATISCVEQKVLDALDEENKSLAHFIIATPETMTKTH